In the genome of Xanthobacteraceae bacterium, one region contains:
- a CDS encoding DEAD/DEAH box helicase: protein MSFSELGLSEKVLSAVTAAGYTNPTPIQAQAIPHVLQRRDVLGIAQTGTGKTAAFTLPMITMLEQGRARARMPRTLILEPTRELAAQVEESFNKYGKNHKLSIALLIGGVSFDDQDAKLMRGVDVLIATPGRLLDHFERGRLLLTGVELLVIDEADRMLDMGFIPDIERICKLVPFTRQTLFFSATMPPEIQRLTETFLSNPVQIEVARPSSTAANVTQTLVATGSKDYEKRDALRMLIREAGAIRNGIIFCNRKRDVAQLHKSLVKHGFNAAALHGDMDQRARMAALDAFRKGETTLLVASDVAARGLDIPEVSHVFNFDVPYHAEDYVHRIGRTGRAGRSGEAFTLVSPMDRKSLGAIEKLIGQSITWREGATPAPAAPATEEPAAEVSGEQRGPKRSRRGGRNRRRGGGKPENAERGNERPAERPAPAAPVRMGEPAAPRQQRQKPQDEPADTSHLPAFLLRPTKRYESAG, encoded by the coding sequence ATGTCTTTTTCTGAACTTGGCCTGAGCGAAAAGGTGCTCTCGGCCGTTACCGCGGCGGGTTACACCAACCCGACCCCGATCCAGGCGCAAGCTATCCCCCACGTTCTTCAGCGCCGCGACGTCCTCGGCATTGCACAGACCGGAACCGGCAAAACTGCCGCCTTCACGCTCCCGATGATCACCATGCTGGAGCAAGGCCGCGCGCGTGCGCGGATGCCCCGCACGCTCATCCTCGAACCCACGCGCGAACTCGCGGCGCAGGTCGAGGAGAGCTTCAACAAGTACGGCAAGAACCACAAGCTCTCGATCGCGCTCCTGATCGGCGGTGTCTCGTTCGACGATCAGGACGCCAAGCTGATGCGCGGCGTAGACGTGCTGATCGCAACGCCGGGCCGCCTGCTCGATCACTTCGAGCGCGGGCGGCTGCTTCTCACCGGCGTCGAACTGCTGGTGATCGACGAAGCCGACCGGATGCTGGATATGGGTTTCATTCCCGACATCGAGCGCATCTGCAAACTCGTTCCCTTCACGCGCCAGACCCTGTTCTTCTCCGCGACCATGCCGCCGGAAATCCAGCGGCTCACCGAAACTTTCCTCTCCAACCCGGTCCAGATCGAAGTCGCGCGGCCTTCTTCCACCGCCGCCAACGTCACGCAGACGCTCGTCGCCACCGGCTCCAAGGACTACGAGAAGCGCGACGCGCTGCGCATGCTGATCCGTGAAGCCGGAGCGATCCGGAACGGCATCATCTTCTGCAACCGCAAGCGCGACGTCGCGCAACTGCACAAATCGCTGGTGAAGCACGGCTTCAACGCAGCGGCGTTGCACGGCGACATGGACCAGCGCGCACGCATGGCGGCGCTCGATGCCTTCCGCAAGGGCGAAACCACGCTGCTGGTAGCGAGCGACGTCGCTGCCCGTGGCCTCGATATTCCGGAAGTGAGCCACGTCTTCAATTTCGACGTGCCCTACCACGCCGAGGACTACGTTCACCGCATCGGCCGCACCGGCCGCGCAGGCCGCTCCGGCGAAGCCTTCACACTGGTCTCGCCGATGGACCGCAAGTCGCTCGGAGCTATCGAAAAGCTGATCGGCCAGAGCATCACGTGGCGCGAAGGCGCCACCCCCGCTCCGGCAGCCCCGGCTACGGAAGAACCCGCGGCCGAAGTATCCGGCGAACAGCGGGGACCGAAGCGCTCCCGGCGTGGCGGACGCAACCGCCGCCGTGGCGGCGGCAAACCGGAAAACGCCGAGCGCGGCAACGAGCGTCCTGCCGAGCGCCCGGCACCGGCTGCCCCGGTTCGCATGGGGGAACCGGCCGCGCCACGGCAGCAGCGGCAGAAGCCGCAGGACGAGCCAGCCGACACCAGCCACCTGCCCGCTTTCCTGCTGCGCCCCACCAAGCGCTACGAATCCGCAGGCTAA
- a CDS encoding alpha/beta fold hydrolase, with product MADAIPVVLVPGLNCSARVYAPQVPALWQFGPVQVADHRRGNSVAAIAKEILANAPPRFALAGFSMGGYIALEILRQAKERVLRLALIDTAAGADRPEQTEKRHANIALTREGKAAEREDALWPLLVHESRLKDEDLRNIVREMHRETGTEAYINQQTAIMTRPDSRPTLHGLKMETLIVVGDSDQLTPPHAAKEMADLVEGSRLDVIPNCGHMSTLERPDRVTKLLVEWLAE from the coding sequence ATGGCGGATGCGATACCCGTGGTGCTGGTGCCGGGACTGAATTGCTCCGCGCGCGTCTACGCCCCGCAAGTACCGGCGCTCTGGCAGTTTGGTCCCGTACAGGTCGCCGACCACCGTCGCGGCAATTCGGTCGCAGCCATTGCCAAGGAGATACTGGCTAATGCGCCGCCGCGTTTCGCGCTCGCTGGTTTTTCGATGGGCGGCTACATCGCGCTGGAGATCTTGCGGCAAGCGAAAGAGCGAGTGCTCAGGCTCGCGTTGATCGACACCGCGGCCGGTGCGGATCGTCCCGAACAAACGGAAAAGCGTCACGCCAACATCGCGCTTACACGGGAGGGCAAGGCTGCGGAACGCGAAGACGCGCTCTGGCCGCTGCTGGTGCACGAGTCCCGTCTGAAAGACGAAGACCTCCGGAACATCGTGAGGGAGATGCATCGTGAGACCGGCACGGAAGCCTATATCAACCAGCAGACCGCGATCATGACCCGGCCGGATTCGCGGCCCACGCTGCATGGTCTGAAAATGGAGACGCTGATCGTGGTCGGGGACAGCGACCAGCTCACGCCACCCCATGCCGCAAAGGAAATGGCCGACCTGGTCGAAGGCTCGCGTCTCGACGTGATCCCGAATTGCGGGCACATGTCTACGCTGGAGCGCCCCGACCGCGTCACCAAGCTGCTCGTCGAGTGGCTTGCCGAATAG
- a CDS encoding isoprenylcysteine carboxylmethyltransferase family protein, which translates to MTPEDNAVPNVIARPPLIVLVTVLAALLLDYLLPRNYFATMAPLFRYVSGGIALAAGLVMLGSAASRFREEGTNIPTWEPALALVTDGIYARTRNPIYVAFIWVLIGLSLLFASGWLLNLLIPFALVMHFGVVLPEEQYLQQRFGAAYTGYKARVPRYFWIF; encoded by the coding sequence ATGACTCCCGAAGACAATGCCGTTCCGAATGTTATCGCCCGTCCGCCGCTGATCGTGCTGGTCACGGTACTGGCCGCGCTGTTACTCGACTACCTGTTGCCGAGAAACTATTTCGCAACGATGGCGCCGCTGTTCCGTTACGTCTCCGGCGGCATCGCGCTTGCGGCGGGTCTTGTCATGCTTGGCTCTGCGGCGAGCCGCTTTCGCGAAGAGGGCACGAACATCCCGACATGGGAGCCGGCGCTCGCGCTGGTCACTGACGGCATTTATGCGCGCACGCGCAACCCGATCTACGTCGCATTTATCTGGGTTCTGATCGGATTGTCGCTGTTGTTCGCGTCGGGATGGCTGCTGAATCTGCTCATCCCATTCGCGCTGGTGATGCACTTCGGCGTCGTGCTTCCCGAAGAGCAATATCTGCAGCAACGCTTCGGCGCGGCTTACACAGGATACAAGGCGCGTGTGCCGCGTTACTTCTGGATTTTCTGA
- a CDS encoding 4-hydroxybenzoate 3-monooxygenase yields the protein MRTQVGIIGAGPAGLTLALLLERAGISSIIIENRSRAYVEARIRAGVIEHWAAELFDKLGVGARMRREGLVHEGIEIGINGERRRIDFKSLVNKAIVVYGQHEVVKDLIQARLNRGGGIEFEVSDTQVDKLDSDKPVIRFKKNGESHEITCDFIAGCDGFHGICRPSVPEGVLTEYERVYPFGWLGILAESTPPSHELIYSHTDRGFGLYSMRAPNITRLYLQCDPAEDARAWSDEAIWKELQLRLSPDGTTQLKTGRVIEKGVTAMRSFVVEPMQFGRLFLAGDSAHIVPPTGAKGMNLAIADVLFFSRAVEAFYKSKSTTLLDGYSKQCLSRIWKAQRFSYFMTTMLHLNPQDGAFDRKRQIAELDYVTSSKAASTALAENYVGLPID from the coding sequence ATGCGTACCCAAGTAGGGATTATAGGGGCTGGTCCCGCAGGGCTGACGCTCGCGTTGCTGCTCGAGCGCGCCGGAATCTCTTCCATCATCATCGAGAACCGTTCACGCGCCTATGTCGAAGCGCGCATCCGCGCCGGCGTAATCGAGCATTGGGCAGCGGAACTATTCGACAAACTCGGTGTCGGCGCGCGCATGCGCCGCGAGGGCCTCGTCCACGAAGGCATCGAAATCGGAATCAACGGAGAGCGCAGGCGGATAGATTTCAAGTCGCTCGTGAACAAGGCGATCGTCGTTTACGGGCAACATGAAGTCGTTAAAGACTTGATTCAAGCGCGGCTAAACCGTGGTGGCGGAATCGAATTCGAGGTTTCGGACACGCAGGTCGACAAGCTCGATAGCGACAAGCCGGTAATTCGATTCAAGAAGAACGGCGAGTCCCATGAAATTACTTGCGATTTCATCGCCGGATGCGACGGCTTCCACGGCATCTGCCGTCCTAGCGTACCGGAGGGCGTACTAACCGAGTACGAGCGGGTTTATCCGTTCGGCTGGCTCGGAATCCTTGCGGAGTCCACTCCCCCTTCGCATGAACTCATCTACTCGCATACCGATCGCGGTTTTGGTCTCTATTCGATGCGCGCGCCGAACATCACGCGGCTTTACTTGCAATGCGATCCCGCCGAGGATGCAAGGGCGTGGAGCGACGAGGCGATCTGGAAAGAATTGCAATTACGTCTCAGCCCGGATGGAACGACGCAACTGAAAACCGGCAGAGTCATCGAGAAAGGCGTCACTGCGATGCGCAGTTTCGTGGTCGAGCCGATGCAGTTCGGCCGGTTGTTCCTCGCAGGCGACTCCGCGCACATCGTACCGCCAACCGGCGCGAAGGGTATGAACCTCGCGATTGCGGACGTGCTGTTCTTCTCGCGCGCAGTGGAGGCTTTCTACAAATCGAAAAGCACTACTCTGCTCGACGGCTATTCGAAGCAATGCCTATCGCGCATCTGGAAAGCGCAGCGCTTCTCTTACTTCATGACGACGATGCTGCACCTCAATCCGCAGGACGGCGCGTTCGACCGCAAACGGCAGATCGCCGAACTCGACTACGTCACCTCATCGAAGGCGGCGTCCACCGCGCTCGCCGAGAACTACGTCGGCCTGCCGATCGATTGA
- a CDS encoding DUF937 domain-containing protein, producing the protein MGLLDAVLGEVLKNAIGGNASPQQQTQLPDIFSSILKDGGFGGVGGILKQLAENGLKQQVDSWLGNGQNLPVNPSQINDALGNDQIRQIAKQFGIPVDALLPMLAKYFPGVVDKMSPDGVLVESMGKGGG; encoded by the coding sequence ATGGGCTTGCTCGATGCCGTACTCGGCGAAGTTCTCAAGAATGCGATCGGCGGAAACGCCAGCCCGCAGCAGCAAACCCAGTTGCCGGACATCTTTAGCTCGATCCTGAAGGATGGCGGCTTCGGCGGTGTCGGCGGGATTTTGAAGCAGCTTGCCGAGAACGGTCTGAAGCAGCAGGTCGACTCCTGGCTCGGTAACGGCCAGAACCTTCCGGTCAATCCCTCGCAAATCAACGACGCGCTCGGCAACGATCAGATTCGTCAGATCGCAAAACAGTTCGGGATTCCGGTCGACGCCCTGCTGCCCATGCTCGCCAAGTATTTCCCCGGCGTGGTCGACAAGATGAGTCCGGACGGCGTGCTGGTCGAGTCCATGGGCAAAGGCGGCGGCTAA
- a CDS encoding MBL fold metallo-hydrolase, whose protein sequence is MQWRIGAAKITRIVELEGAGGTKFILPQASPEAVKEIGWLVPDYATADGKLKMSVHALVVEADGKRIVVDTCIGNNKKNRIVPVWNDLDTPFLFKLNEAGFAPETIDLVICTHLHVDHVGWNTKLAGNDWVPTFPNARYLFGRTEYEYWKDFEDNPEQRAVFADSVRPIVDAGLADIIPGTVQVSESISTVPTPGHSPGHMSIRIRSEGEEALLLGDVAHHPCQMAHPEWSSTFDSDPMQSARTRRDVFGEIADTGTVVIGGHFPAGRIVREGGAFRLVLREV, encoded by the coding sequence ATGCAGTGGCGTATCGGTGCCGCAAAAATTACTCGGATTGTCGAACTGGAAGGCGCGGGCGGGACTAAGTTTATCCTGCCGCAGGCCTCTCCAGAAGCAGTAAAGGAAATCGGTTGGCTCGTCCCGGATTACGCCACCGCGGACGGCAAGCTGAAGATGTCGGTGCATGCGCTCGTCGTCGAGGCAGACGGCAAGCGTATCGTCGTCGATACCTGCATTGGTAACAACAAGAAGAACCGCATCGTGCCCGTGTGGAACGATCTCGATACGCCGTTCTTGTTCAAGTTGAACGAGGCCGGCTTTGCGCCGGAGACCATCGACCTAGTTATCTGCACGCACCTGCATGTCGATCATGTCGGGTGGAACACGAAGCTCGCGGGCAACGACTGGGTGCCGACATTTCCGAATGCGCGTTATCTGTTTGGCAGAACCGAATACGAATATTGGAAAGACTTCGAGGACAACCCGGAACAGCGCGCGGTGTTCGCGGACTCGGTCAGACCAATCGTCGATGCCGGACTGGCCGACATCATTCCCGGTACAGTTCAGGTGAGCGAAAGCATTTCGACCGTGCCGACACCGGGGCACAGTCCAGGCCACATGAGCATCCGCATCCGTTCGGAAGGAGAGGAGGCGTTGCTACTCGGCGACGTCGCGCATCATCCTTGCCAGATGGCGCACCCCGAATGGTCCTCGACCTTCGACAGCGACCCGATGCAATCGGCGCGCACCCGGCGCGATGTTTTCGGCGAGATAGCGGATACCGGAACGGTCGTCATCGGCGGGCATTTCCCCGCGGGACGTATCGTGCGGGAGGGCGGTGCGTTTCGGTTGGTACTGCGCGAAGTGTGA
- a CDS encoding DUF3551 domain-containing protein encodes MRHRLIASSLLLPLLLTGAPVQAQYPAPSQYCMDTSFRNTGTIPVCRYASLAQCEAARVRQTERCFPNPFASKEPRRGQR; translated from the coding sequence GTGCGTCACCGTCTCATCGCATCTTCGTTGTTGCTGCCGTTATTGCTCACGGGTGCCCCCGTGCAGGCGCAATATCCGGCCCCTTCACAGTACTGCATGGACACTTCGTTCCGGAACACCGGGACAATTCCGGTTTGCCGCTATGCCTCGCTGGCACAATGCGAGGCCGCGCGCGTCCGGCAAACGGAACGCTGTTTTCCAAATCCCTTCGCCAGCAAAGAGCCGCGCCGCGGACAACGCTAG
- a CDS encoding DUF3551 domain-containing protein, whose product MNIRCATVATVAFAALVVNVSTETMAQSYQRYPSYARYCMDSYYDNTGPVMTCMFETMQQCLASRANRVDRCYLNPAFATERPRGIRSGG is encoded by the coding sequence GTGAATATCCGGTGCGCAACCGTTGCCACGGTCGCATTCGCTGCGCTGGTAGTTAATGTCTCCACGGAAACGATGGCGCAAAGTTATCAGCGGTACCCGAGTTACGCGCGCTATTGCATGGATTCCTATTACGACAATACAGGTCCGGTGATGACCTGCATGTTCGAAACCATGCAGCAATGTCTTGCTTCGCGCGCGAACCGGGTCGATCGCTGTTATCTGAATCCGGCCTTTGCGACCGAGCGCCCGCGCGGCATCCGCAGTGGAGGATAA
- a CDS encoding DUF3551 domain-containing protein translates to MNGFSFGVVLFGLFAGTAPGGEVAPPGYTAPYQERPAYARFCMDSTFGPSGPATVCMYETMAQCRASRASNGDRCYLNPAFASESPRRTYRR, encoded by the coding sequence ATGAACGGTTTCTCTTTCGGCGTCGTCCTGTTCGGATTGTTCGCCGGTACTGCACCCGGCGGAGAGGTAGCCCCTCCGGGCTACACGGCGCCGTATCAGGAGAGACCGGCGTATGCGCGCTTCTGCATGGACTCGACCTTTGGACCCTCCGGTCCGGCTACGGTGTGCATGTACGAAACGATGGCGCAGTGCCGCGCTTCACGCGCGAGCAACGGCGACCGCTGCTATCTGAACCCGGCGTTCGCGAGCGAAAGCCCGCGCCGCACTTACAGACGATAG
- a CDS encoding DUF3551 domain-containing protein: protein MKRLIFAAAAISASFAALPADAQTYNRYPPYVRYCVDTSFDDVGPLMICQWETLAQCQAARTGPHERCFLNPAFANENPRPTHRR from the coding sequence ATGAAACGCCTGATTTTTGCCGCCGCTGCGATCAGCGCATCGTTCGCCGCCCTGCCCGCGGACGCGCAAACCTATAATCGTTATCCGCCCTACGTCCGCTATTGCGTGGATACGTCCTTCGATGACGTCGGTCCGCTCATGATCTGCCAGTGGGAAACGCTGGCGCAATGCCAGGCCGCGCGCACCGGGCCGCACGAACGCTGCTTTCTGAACCCCGCCTTCGCAAACGAAAATCCTCGCCCCACCCATCGCCGTTAG
- a CDS encoding SET domain-containing protein, producing the protein MPKHPFRIGRSVTGLGLFATETIKKGQRVVEYTGRRLTTKQAEWIEDNTENRYVFELNDKVSIDGSSRSNYARYVNHSCRPNCESYQYAMKIFYRAKWTIHPGQELTVSYGQDYFDSFIKPIGCKCPTCIARRKRERMEARAKAARKKKRALNGKHKNGKSRNGKAR; encoded by the coding sequence ATGCCAAAGCATCCGTTCCGCATCGGCCGTTCGGTCACCGGCCTCGGCCTGTTCGCCACCGAAACCATCAAGAAGGGCCAGCGCGTCGTCGAATATACCGGACGGCGGCTGACCACGAAGCAGGCCGAGTGGATCGAGGACAATACCGAGAACCGCTACGTCTTCGAACTGAACGACAAGGTGTCGATCGACGGCTCGTCGCGTTCCAACTACGCGCGCTACGTCAATCACTCCTGCCGCCCGAACTGCGAGTCCTATCAGTACGCGATGAAGATCTTCTATCGCGCCAAATGGACCATCCATCCGGGACAGGAACTCACCGTCAGCTACGGGCAGGACTATTTCGACAGCTTCATCAAGCCGATCGGCTGCAAGTGCCCGACCTGTATCGCGCGCCGGAAGCGGGAGCGCATGGAAGCCCGCGCCAAGGCGGCCCGCAAGAAGAAGCGCGCCCTGAACGGCAAGCACAAGAACGGCAAATCCAGGAACGGCAAGGCCCGCTAG
- the parE gene encoding DNA topoisomerase IV subunit B produces MAKAAKKAKAKPAARGKAREEADLFAGASTNGGRGKAGRESARGGGKSYDAHSIEVLEGLEPVRRRPGMYIGGTDERALHHIFAEVIDNAMDEAVAGHASFIEVQMTEDGFIRVTDNGRGIPVGMHPKFKNKSALEVILTTLHAGGKFSGESYETSGGLHGVGVSVTNALSETLEAEVALGGVLYRQLYKRGVPQGPLKAVQKGIKKRGTSIRFTPDPLIFGKDAKFDAARVFRMTKAKAYLFGGVEIRWSCDKSLIKGTETPEKETFHFVNGLRDYLANNLEKRTYIHKDIFAGKSEKKSGHGAVEWAVAWIADEDGFVNSYCNTIPTPDGGTHEAGMRAALYKSLKDYAERTSNKRASAITADDVMMGACAIVSVFIRDPEFQGQTKDRLANPEASKLVENTMRDAFDNFLAGNTLEANKLLEWSIERAEERLRRRAEKEISRKTAVRKLRLPGKLADCSNASAADSEIFIVEGDSAGGSAKQARDRRTQAVLPLRGKILNVVSAGRGKMAANQQIADLIQALGCGAGTNYRDESLRYDRVIIMTDADVDGAHIASLLITFFYQEMPKLIENKHLFLAVPPLYRLTYGGQTVYARDDKHKDVLMNTVFKGKKNVEVGRFKGLGEMLPSQLKDSMHPSSRSLLRVTIADAKKAATKKTIQRLMGNKPEERFTFISENAKFAAEALDI; encoded by the coding sequence ATGGCAAAGGCAGCCAAGAAGGCCAAGGCGAAGCCCGCCGCGCGCGGCAAGGCGCGCGAGGAAGCCGACCTGTTCGCGGGCGCTTCCACCAACGGCGGACGCGGCAAGGCGGGGCGCGAATCCGCCCGCGGCGGCGGCAAGAGCTACGACGCGCATTCGATCGAGGTGCTGGAAGGGCTGGAGCCGGTACGCCGCCGTCCCGGCATGTATATCGGCGGCACCGACGAGCGCGCGCTGCACCACATCTTCGCGGAAGTGATCGACAACGCGATGGACGAAGCGGTCGCGGGGCACGCGAGCTTCATCGAAGTCCAAATGACGGAAGACGGATTCATCCGCGTCACGGACAACGGCCGCGGCATCCCGGTCGGGATGCATCCGAAATTCAAGAACAAGTCGGCGCTGGAAGTGATCCTCACCACGCTGCACGCGGGCGGCAAATTCTCCGGCGAGTCCTACGAGACGTCCGGCGGCCTACACGGCGTCGGCGTGTCGGTGACGAACGCGCTGTCCGAAACGCTGGAAGCCGAAGTCGCCCTCGGCGGCGTGCTCTATCGCCAGCTTTACAAGCGCGGCGTGCCGCAAGGCCCGCTGAAAGCCGTCCAGAAAGGCATCAAGAAGCGCGGCACCTCGATCCGCTTCACGCCCGACCCGCTGATCTTCGGCAAGGATGCGAAGTTCGACGCGGCGCGCGTGTTCCGCATGACCAAGGCGAAGGCCTATCTCTTCGGCGGCGTGGAAATCCGCTGGTCCTGCGACAAGTCGCTGATCAAGGGCACCGAGACGCCGGAGAAGGAGACGTTCCACTTCGTGAACGGGCTTCGCGACTACCTTGCGAACAACCTCGAAAAGCGCACCTACATTCACAAGGACATCTTCGCGGGCAAGAGCGAGAAGAAGTCCGGTCACGGTGCAGTCGAGTGGGCGGTGGCGTGGATCGCGGACGAAGACGGCTTCGTCAATTCGTATTGCAACACCATCCCTACTCCCGACGGCGGCACCCACGAAGCGGGCATGCGCGCGGCGCTCTACAAGAGCCTCAAGGACTACGCCGAGCGCACCTCGAACAAGCGCGCATCCGCCATCACCGCGGACGACGTGATGATGGGCGCCTGCGCCATCGTCTCGGTGTTCATCCGCGACCCGGAATTCCAGGGCCAGACCAAGGACCGCCTCGCCAATCCGGAAGCGTCGAAGCTGGTCGAAAACACCATGCGCGACGCCTTCGACAACTTCCTCGCAGGCAACACGCTGGAAGCGAACAAGCTCCTGGAGTGGTCAATCGAGCGCGCGGAAGAACGCCTGCGCCGCCGCGCAGAGAAGGAAATCTCGCGCAAGACCGCGGTGCGCAAGCTGCGCCTGCCCGGCAAGCTCGCGGACTGCTCGAACGCTTCCGCCGCCGACTCCGAAATCTTCATCGTCGAAGGCGACAGCGCCGGCGGCTCCGCCAAGCAGGCGCGCGACCGCCGCACGCAGGCCGTGCTGCCGCTGCGTGGCAAGATTTTGAACGTGGTCAGTGCGGGACGCGGCAAGATGGCTGCGAACCAGCAGATTGCCGATCTGATTCAGGCGCTCGGCTGCGGCGCGGGTACAAACTATCGCGACGAAAGCCTGCGCTACGACCGCGTGATCATCATGACCGACGCCGACGTGGACGGCGCGCATATCGCTTCGCTGCTGATCACCTTCTTCTATCAGGAAATGCCGAAGCTGATCGAGAACAAGCACCTGTTCCTTGCGGTGCCGCCGCTCTATCGCCTCACCTACGGCGGGCAGACGGTCTACGCACGCGACGACAAGCATAAAGACGTGCTGATGAACACCGTGTTCAAGGGCAAGAAGAACGTCGAGGTTGGCCGCTTTAAAGGTCTCGGCGAGATGCTGCCCTCGCAGCTCAAGGACTCGATGCATCCCTCCTCGCGCTCGCTGCTACGCGTGACGATTGCCGACGCCAAGAAGGCCGCGACGAAGAAGACGATCCAGCGGCTGATGGGCAACAAGCCGGAAGAACGCTTCACGTTCATTTCCGAGAACGCGAAGTTCGCAGCGGAAGCGCTGGATATTTAG
- a CDS encoding FkbM family methyltransferase, protein MPTPAPSEASPSAEAARNPLTAPLIKPAGAFERLLRRVRYRMMRLLGREKFTVRAQGLNFVVGTKDLIDYHLALDGIWEAEQLNRFGRAAAKTPFEVFLDIGANAGVYSVVVAANKLAKEVIAFEPDPGNFARLKANLEANGLEEEVWALQMALGDKPAEVTLTQAADYNRGESYITQPDMPEGAITHRVKQVRFDDEYQIKGKHILVKMDIEGYEFHALAGMERTLRDNLCYLQVELYSERIEELKALFQRMNYRFLGTFEIDHYFTNIRGVE, encoded by the coding sequence ATGCCGACACCGGCACCTTCGGAAGCTTCCCCTTCAGCGGAAGCCGCGCGTAATCCTCTGACCGCGCCCCTCATCAAGCCCGCAGGCGCCTTCGAGCGCCTGCTCCGGCGCGTCCGTTACCGGATGATGCGCCTGCTCGGCCGCGAGAAATTCACGGTGCGCGCGCAGGGGCTGAACTTCGTCGTCGGCACGAAAGACCTGATCGACTATCACCTCGCCCTCGACGGCATATGGGAAGCGGAGCAGCTCAACCGCTTCGGCCGCGCGGCTGCGAAAACACCGTTCGAAGTATTCCTCGACATCGGCGCGAACGCGGGCGTCTATTCCGTCGTCGTCGCCGCGAACAAACTCGCGAAGGAAGTCATCGCCTTCGAGCCGGACCCCGGCAACTTCGCGCGCCTGAAAGCGAACCTCGAAGCGAACGGGCTGGAAGAAGAAGTCTGGGCGCTGCAAATGGCGCTCGGCGACAAGCCGGCGGAAGTGACCCTGACACAGGCCGCCGACTACAACCGCGGCGAGTCCTACATCACGCAGCCCGACATGCCGGAAGGTGCGATCACCCACCGCGTGAAGCAGGTGCGCTTCGACGACGAGTACCAGATCAAGGGCAAGCACATCCTCGTCAAGATGGACATCGAGGGCTACGAGTTCCATGCCCTCGCCGGGATGGAGCGCACGCTCCGCGATAACCTCTGCTACCTGCAAGTGGAGCTGTATTCGGAGCGGATCGAGGAACTGAAGGCGCTATTCCAGCGCATGAACTACCGGTTCCTTGGCACCTTCGAGATCGATCACTATTTCACCAATATCCGGGGCGTTGAGTAG
- the speB gene encoding agmatinase, translating into MTERKSSLPRRPRPADNAFKGEKIRGGVNEPTYGGALSFMRRFYARDAKGADLAIWGVPFDAATSNRPGSRFGPQAIRRASAILEGDPQYSFGFDPFASLTAVDVGDCALDYGLVGNAPREIERQAKEILDTGATLVTLGGDHSVTYPLLKAHVAKHGPLALVQFDAHQDTWHPEEGRIDHGSFVARAVLEGLIDPKYSIQVGIRTHAPATHGIEIIDGNSVETLGAAGIAKRILKRIGKRKAYLSFDIDALDPAFAPGTGTPVAGGMSSREALLVLRALAPANFVGFDVMEVAPPYDHADITALAAAHIAMHFICLVAMRRGAKPRPVR; encoded by the coding sequence ATGACAGAACGAAAATCCAGCCTGCCGCGACGTCCACGGCCTGCGGATAATGCCTTCAAGGGCGAGAAAATACGGGGTGGGGTGAACGAGCCGACCTATGGCGGCGCGCTTTCCTTCATGCGGCGGTTCTATGCCCGCGACGCGAAGGGCGCGGACCTTGCGATCTGGGGCGTGCCGTTCGACGCCGCGACCTCGAACCGGCCCGGCAGCCGTTTCGGCCCGCAGGCGATCCGGCGTGCGAGCGCCATTCTGGAAGGCGATCCGCAATATTCGTTCGGCTTCGATCCGTTCGCATCGCTCACCGCGGTCGATGTGGGCGACTGCGCGCTGGATTACGGGCTGGTCGGCAATGCGCCGCGCGAGATCGAGCGGCAGGCGAAGGAAATCCTCGACACCGGCGCGACGCTTGTCACGCTCGGCGGCGATCATTCTGTCACCTATCCGTTGTTGAAGGCGCACGTAGCGAAGCACGGGCCGCTCGCGCTCGTGCAGTTCGATGCGCATCAGGACACATGGCATCCGGAGGAGGGGCGGATCGACCACGGCTCCTTCGTTGCGCGCGCCGTGCTCGAAGGACTGATCGACCCGAAATATTCCATTCAGGTCGGCATTCGTACCCACGCGCCGGCGACGCACGGCATCGAGATCATCGACGGCAATTCGGTTGAGACGTTGGGCGCGGCGGGTATCGCGAAGCGCATCCTGAAGCGCATCGGCAAGCGCAAGGCGTATCTCTCGTTCGACATCGACGCGCTCGATCCGGCCTTCGCGCCGGGTACGGGCACGCCGGTCGCGGGCGGCATGAGCAGCCGCGAGGCGTTGCTCGTTCTGCGCGCGCTGGCGCCCGCGAACTTCGTCGGCTTCGACGTGATGGAAGTCGCGCCGCCCTACGACCACGCCGACATAACAGCTTTGGCGGCGGCGCATATCGCCATGCATTTTATTTGTCTTGTCGCGATGCGCCGGGGAGCCAAACCGCGTCCCGTGCGTTAA